In a single window of the Novosphingobium sp. IK01 genome:
- a CDS encoding GNAT family N-acetyltransferase — MSEPVSVTLEDRGDQGAFRAVVEGMAEQGELTWRETAPGVIVADHTLVPKAIGGRGVAGLLVDALIGEARVRGWKIVPACSYVEAQFRRHPEWSDLLAQTA; from the coding sequence GTGTCCGAACCTGTCAGCGTGACACTCGAAGACCGGGGTGACCAGGGCGCCTTTCGCGCCGTGGTCGAAGGCATGGCCGAGCAGGGCGAACTGACCTGGCGGGAAACCGCGCCCGGCGTGATCGTGGCCGATCATACGCTGGTGCCCAAGGCCATTGGCGGGCGCGGCGTGGCCGGGCTGCTGGTCGATGCCCTGATCGGCGAGGCGCGCGTGCGCGGGTGGAAGATCGTCCCGGCGTGCAGCTATGTCGAAGCGCAGTTCCGCCGCCACCCCGAATGGAGCGACCTGCTCGCACAAACGGCCTGA
- the arsB gene encoding ACR3 family arsenite efflux transporter, whose product MGTNLPASSPHLAFLDRFLTVWIFAAMAVGLALGRMVPAVPHALAAMSSGATNIPIAVGLICMLFPPLAKVRYEALGQVFRDTRVLGLSFVLAWVVAPAFLFALAALTLPDKPAYMTGLILIGIAPCIAMVLVWNQLARGSAEYVTGLVAFNSLFQIVFYAPMAWFYLAVVPPLFGLQAQVAHVDFALVARAVLTYLGIPFASGFLFRTAMVRAKGVDWYENVLVPAISPLTLLALLFTIIAMFSLKGDTIVALPGDALRVAIPLVIFFLVMFVLAFVGGRLLGAGYARTTALAFTAASNNFELAIAVAVAAFGLASPVAFAAVIGPLVEVPVMIGLVNLAFWFERHWFAD is encoded by the coding sequence ATGGGTACCAACTTGCCCGCGTCCTCACCCCATCTGGCCTTTCTCGACCGTTTCCTGACCGTCTGGATCTTCGCGGCGATGGCCGTGGGGCTTGCGCTCGGGCGGATGGTCCCCGCCGTGCCCCATGCGCTGGCGGCGATGTCTTCAGGGGCGACCAATATCCCCATCGCGGTGGGGCTGATCTGCATGTTGTTCCCGCCGCTGGCCAAAGTGCGCTACGAGGCGCTCGGCCAGGTGTTCCGCGATACCCGCGTGCTGGGGCTCTCGTTCGTGCTGGCCTGGGTGGTGGCGCCCGCCTTCCTGTTCGCGCTCGCCGCGCTGACCCTGCCCGACAAGCCCGCCTACATGACCGGCCTGATCCTGATCGGGATCGCTCCGTGCATCGCGATGGTGCTGGTGTGGAACCAGCTCGCGCGCGGCAGCGCCGAATACGTGACCGGGCTGGTCGCGTTCAATTCGCTGTTCCAGATCGTGTTCTATGCGCCGATGGCGTGGTTCTACCTCGCCGTCGTGCCGCCGCTGTTCGGGCTTCAGGCGCAAGTCGCCCATGTCGATTTCGCGCTCGTTGCCCGCGCGGTGCTGACCTATCTGGGCATTCCTTTCGCCTCGGGCTTCCTGTTCCGCACGGCGATGGTCCGGGCCAAGGGCGTGGACTGGTATGAAAACGTGCTGGTCCCCGCGATCAGCCCGCTCACGCTGCTCGCGCTGCTGTTCACGATCATCGCGATGTTCAGCCTCAAGGGTGATACCATCGTCGCGCTGCCGGGCGACGCGCTGCGCGTGGCGATCCCGCTGGTGATCTTCTTTCTGGTGATGTTCGTGCTCGCCTTCGTGGGCGGGCGGCTGCTGGGGGCAGGCTATGCGCGGACGACGGCGCTCGCCTTCACAGCGGCCTCGAACAATTTCGAGCTGGCCATCGCGGTGGCCGTGGCGGCCTTTGGCCTCGCCTCGCCGGTCGCTTTCGCGGCGGTGATCGGGCCGCTCGTCGAAGTTCCGGTGATGATCGGTCTGGTCAATCTGGCGTTCTGGTTCGAACGCCACTGGTTTGCCGATTGA
- a CDS encoding arsenate reductase ArsC — protein sequence MTAPFRILVLCTGNSARSILGEAILGQLGYGRIEAFSAGSKPKGAPHPGALRLLAAKGIDTAPFRSKSWNEFTVPGAPPIDLAITVCGNAAGEACPVFLGAPLKAHWGLPDPADVTGSDAAIDAAFARTWDWLALRAQALLALPFETMDRAELSAHLARIGAMEGAA from the coding sequence ATGACCGCTCCATTCCGCATTCTGGTGCTCTGCACCGGCAATTCGGCCCGCTCGATTTTGGGCGAGGCGATCCTCGGCCAGCTCGGATATGGGCGCATCGAGGCCTTCAGCGCGGGCAGCAAGCCCAAGGGCGCGCCCCACCCCGGCGCGCTGCGCCTGCTGGCGGCCAAGGGCATCGACACCGCCCCCTTCCGCTCCAAGAGCTGGAACGAATTCACCGTTCCGGGTGCGCCGCCCATCGATCTGGCGATCACCGTGTGCGGCAATGCCGCTGGCGAGGCCTGCCCGGTCTTCCTGGGCGCCCCGTTGAAGGCCCACTGGGGCCTGCCCGACCCGGCCGACGTGACCGGCAGCGATGCCGCAATCGACGCTGCTTTCGCCCGGACCTGGGACTGGCTCGCCCTGCGCGCGCAGGCCCTGCTCGCGCTGCCGTTCGAAACGATGGACCGCGCCGAACTGTCCGCCCACCTCGCCCGCATCGGTGCCATGGAAGGAGCCGCCTGA
- a CDS encoding metalloregulator ArsR/SmtB family transcription factor: protein MASSPAPDTVSDTASNTAGTESARVVRALGALAQEHRLAAYRQLVQAGPEGMAAGVLAQRLGLAASSLSFHLAQLVHADLIVARRQGRSIVYSADFTAMNALMGFLTENCCGGVSCAPVPACPPDSSCMPNSSCMKDRT, encoded by the coding sequence ATGGCCAGCAGCCCCGCGCCCGATACAGTGTCAGATACGGCGTCAAACACGGCAGGCACAGAAAGCGCGCGCGTCGTGCGGGCGCTCGGTGCGCTGGCGCAGGAGCATCGGCTGGCCGCCTATCGCCAACTGGTTCAGGCCGGGCCGGAAGGCATGGCCGCAGGCGTTCTGGCGCAGCGGCTGGGGCTGGCGGCTTCCTCGCTCAGCTTTCATCTGGCGCAACTGGTCCACGCCGACCTGATCGTCGCGCGCCGACAGGGCCGCTCGATTGTCTACAGCGCCGATTTTACCGCGATGAACGCCCTGATGGGCTTCCTCACCGAAAACTGCTGCGGCGGCGTTTCCTGCGCCCCGGTTCCCGCCTGCCCGCCTGATTCCTCCTGCATGCCAAACTCCTCCTGCATGAAAGACAGGACATGA
- the gpmA gene encoding 2,3-diphosphoglycerate-dependent phosphoglycerate mutase, with the protein MPRLILIRHGQSQWNLENRFTGWWDVDVTEKGAAEAFAAGQLLKDKGVLPTVAFTSLQTRAIKTLHLALEAAGRLWIPETKDWRFNERHYGGLTGLDKAETAAKHGDEQVKVWRRSFDIPPPPLDAGSEFDLASDPRYAGIPVPATESLKDTIARALPAYEELIVPALKAGETVIVSAHGNSLRALVKHISGIADDEITGLEIPTGQPIVYELDDNLAEIERYYLSER; encoded by the coding sequence ATGCCTCGTCTGATCCTGATTCGTCACGGCCAATCGCAGTGGAACCTGGAAAACCGCTTCACCGGCTGGTGGGACGTGGACGTGACCGAAAAGGGCGCGGCCGAGGCCTTTGCCGCCGGCCAGCTGCTCAAGGACAAGGGCGTGCTGCCCACGGTCGCCTTCACCTCGCTCCAGACCCGCGCGATCAAGACGCTGCATCTGGCGCTCGAAGCGGCCGGTCGCCTGTGGATTCCCGAAACCAAGGACTGGCGCTTCAACGAGCGTCACTATGGCGGGCTGACCGGGCTCGACAAGGCCGAGACCGCCGCCAAGCATGGCGACGAGCAGGTCAAGGTGTGGCGCCGCAGCTTCGACATTCCGCCCCCGCCGCTCGACGCGGGCAGCGAGTTCGATCTGGCCTCCGACCCGCGCTATGCCGGGATCCCCGTGCCCGCGACCGAAAGCCTCAAGGACACCATCGCCCGTGCGCTGCCGGCCTATGAAGAGCTGATCGTGCCCGCGCTCAAGGCCGGGGAAACCGTGATCGTCTCGGCCCACGGCAATTCGCTGCGCGCGCTGGTCAAGCACATCTCGGGCATTGCCGACGACGAGATCACCGGCCTCGAAATCCCGACCGGCCAGCCGATCGTCTACGAACTCGACGACAATCTGGCCGAAATCGAGCGCTACTACCTGTCCGAGCGCTGA
- the purE gene encoding 5-(carboxyamino)imidazole ribonucleotide mutase → MSESQTSGAPVAIIMGSQSDWETMKNAAAVLDKLGVAHDCRIVSAHRTPDRLVEFAKTAHEQGFKVVIAGAGGAAHLPGMVASMTHLPVLGVPVESKALKGMDSLLSIVQMPGGIPVGTLAIGVPGAINAGILAASILATSDADLAGRLVAFRQAQTDSVAPCPQ, encoded by the coding sequence ATGAGTGAAAGCCAGACGTCCGGCGCGCCGGTTGCCATCATCATGGGCAGCCAGTCCGACTGGGAAACGATGAAGAACGCCGCCGCCGTGCTCGACAAGCTGGGCGTGGCGCACGACTGCCGCATCGTTTCGGCCCATCGCACGCCCGACCGTCTGGTCGAATTCGCCAAGACCGCCCATGAACAGGGCTTCAAAGTGGTGATCGCCGGGGCAGGGGGCGCGGCCCACCTGCCCGGCATGGTCGCCTCGATGACGCACCTGCCGGTGCTGGGCGTTCCGGTCGAATCCAAGGCGCTCAAGGGCATGGACAGCCTGCTCTCGATCGTCCAGATGCCCGGCGGCATCCCCGTGGGCACGCTGGCCATCGGCGTTCCCGGCGCGATCAATGCGGGCATTCTGGCCGCCTCCATCCTTGCCACGAGCGACGCGGACCTGGCCGGGCGGCTGGTCGCCTTCCGTCAGGCCCAGACCGATTCGGTGGCGCCGTGCCCGCAATGA
- a CDS encoding 5-(carboxyamino)imidazole ribonucleotide synthase, with amino-acid sequence MIAPGAVIGILGGGQLGRMMAMAAAQLGYSAHVYAPEPRESSVAAQVSAAYTQGAYDDEAALAAFARQVSVVTYEFENVAAAPLAAITAHVPLCPPARALEVAQDRVNEKSFVEGLGGRPAPWRQVDSAEDLARAVAEIGTPGILKTRRDGYDGKGQWRIMTAQDAAALTLPDVPLIYEGFVTFFGEFSVILVRKADGTVDFWDSAQNVHENGILARSTVPAPAAIEAQVAPARALARKVAEALDYVGVLTLEFFATDEGPVFNEMAPRVHNSGHWSIEGALASQFENHVRAILGLPLGSTALVCPGGAVMDNLIGHQADDWANLLADPANHLHLYGKAETRPGRKMGHVTRLVR; translated from the coding sequence ATGATTGCTCCGGGCGCGGTGATCGGCATTCTGGGCGGCGGGCAGCTCGGGCGGATGATGGCCATGGCCGCGGCCCAGCTTGGCTATAGCGCCCATGTCTATGCCCCCGAACCGCGCGAAAGCTCGGTCGCGGCGCAAGTGAGCGCGGCCTATACGCAGGGCGCCTATGACGACGAGGCGGCGCTGGCCGCCTTCGCCCGTCAGGTCAGCGTGGTGACTTACGAGTTCGAGAACGTGGCGGCAGCGCCGCTCGCGGCGATCACCGCGCATGTGCCGCTCTGCCCGCCGGCGCGCGCGCTCGAAGTGGCGCAGGACCGGGTGAACGAGAAATCGTTCGTCGAGGGGCTGGGTGGACGGCCCGCGCCGTGGAGGCAGGTCGACAGCGCCGAGGATCTGGCCCGTGCCGTGGCAGAAATCGGCACGCCCGGCATCCTCAAGACCCGGCGCGACGGCTATGATGGCAAGGGCCAGTGGCGGATCATGACGGCGCAGGACGCCGCCGCGCTGACGCTTCCCGATGTGCCGCTGATCTACGAGGGCTTCGTCACCTTCTTTGGCGAGTTCTCGGTGATCCTCGTGCGCAAGGCCGATGGCACCGTCGATTTCTGGGACAGCGCGCAGAACGTCCACGAGAACGGCATTCTGGCCCGCTCGACCGTGCCCGCCCCGGCGGCGATCGAGGCGCAAGTGGCGCCCGCGCGCGCGCTGGCCCGCAAGGTTGCCGAGGCGCTCGACTATGTCGGCGTGCTGACCCTCGAATTCTTCGCGACCGACGAGGGCCCGGTGTTCAACGAAATGGCGCCGCGCGTCCACAATTCGGGGCACTGGAGCATCGAGGGCGCGCTTGCCAGCCAGTTCGAGAACCATGTCCGCGCGATCCTCGGCCTGCCGCTGGGCAGCACCGCGCTGGTTTGCCCCGGCGGGGCGGTGATGGACAACCTGATCGGCCATCAGGCCGACGACTGGGCCAACCTGCTCGCCGATCCGGCCAACCACCTCCATCTTTACGGCAAGGCCGAAACCCGGCCCGGTCGCAAGATGGGTCATGTTACCCGGCTGGTGCGGTAA
- a CDS encoding dihydrofolate reductase yields the protein MLPGWCGKVPVSLFLIVARAQDGTIGHKGDLAWHIPADLKRFKALTMGLPMIMGRKTFDSLPGLLPGRRHIVLTRDAGWAAPGADVVHSVEQALALVGEGPAAVIGGAEILALFAPLATRFELTEVHGDFAGDVKAPYPGQSGSGPQWVEVARQDHPAGATYPAYSFVTLERAPPQEESSKA from the coding sequence ATGTTACCCGGCTGGTGCGGTAAGGTGCCGGTTTCATTATTCCTGATTGTGGCTCGTGCGCAGGACGGCACGATTGGTCACAAGGGAGACTTGGCTTGGCACATCCCCGCTGATCTCAAGCGGTTCAAGGCCCTGACCATGGGCCTGCCGATGATCATGGGGCGCAAGACGTTCGATTCGCTGCCGGGGCTGCTGCCCGGCCGCCGCCATATCGTGCTCACCCGTGATGCCGGTTGGGCCGCGCCGGGGGCTGACGTGGTCCACAGCGTCGAACAGGCGCTCGCGCTGGTGGGCGAGGGGCCCGCCGCCGTGATCGGGGGCGCGGAAATACTGGCCCTGTTCGCCCCGCTGGCCACGCGGTTTGAACTGACCGAAGTGCATGGCGACTTCGCAGGCGACGTGAAGGCACCCTATCCGGGCCAATCCGGTTCGGGCCCCCAGTGGGTCGAAGTGGCGCGGCAGGACCATCCTGCCGGGGCTACCTATCCTGCCTATTCCTTCGTCACGCTGGAACGGGCCCCCCCGCAGGAAGAAAGCAGCAAGGCATGA
- a CDS encoding bifunctional riboflavin kinase/FAD synthetase — protein MIRLFARERINENWRGAIVALGNFDGFHLGHQAVVEQAVRWARSEGRLALVATFDPHPVSHFDPKAAPFRLTSLDQRQELFAAAGADGMLVFEFDDTLARTSAEDFVRELLIDRIGAAGVVTGEDFTFGRKRGGNIEMLRTLGAAHGLAARAVGPVLYDDRIVSSSRVREALKAGDCETATALLTRPFAIRGVVQHGDKVGRTINFPTANLAMGKYLRPAYGIYAVTGRLPDGRELLGAANVGIRPTFDPPKELLEPHFFDFSGNLYGQEIEVVFHHFLRPEAKFDSLDALVAQIARDCLEARRLLEGV, from the coding sequence ATGATCCGGCTCTTTGCACGCGAGCGCATCAACGAGAACTGGCGCGGCGCCATCGTGGCGCTCGGCAATTTCGACGGGTTCCATCTCGGCCATCAGGCGGTCGTGGAACAGGCCGTGCGATGGGCGCGCAGCGAGGGGCGGCTGGCGCTGGTCGCCACGTTCGATCCCCATCCGGTCAGCCATTTCGATCCCAAGGCGGCGCCCTTCCGCCTGACCTCGCTCGACCAGCGGCAGGAACTGTTCGCCGCCGCCGGGGCCGATGGCATGCTGGTCTTCGAATTCGACGATACGCTGGCCCGCACCAGCGCGGAGGATTTCGTGCGCGAACTGCTGATCGACCGGATCGGCGCGGCGGGCGTGGTGACCGGCGAGGATTTCACCTTCGGGCGCAAGCGCGGCGGCAATATCGAGATGTTGCGTACGCTCGGCGCGGCCCATGGGCTGGCTGCGCGCGCGGTCGGTCCCGTGCTCTATGACGACAGGATCGTCTCGTCGAGCCGGGTGCGCGAGGCGCTCAAGGCGGGCGATTGCGAAACGGCCACGGCCCTGCTGACACGGCCTTTCGCCATTCGCGGGGTGGTCCAGCATGGCGACAAGGTGGGCCGGACGATCAACTTCCCGACCGCCAACCTCGCCATGGGCAAGTATCTGCGCCCGGCCTATGGCATCTATGCCGTCACCGGACGCCTGCCCGACGGGCGCGAGCTGCTCGGCGCGGCCAATGTCGGCATCCGCCCCACATTTGATCCGCCCAAGGAATTGCTTGAACCGCATTTCTTTGATTTTTCGGGCAATCTCTACGGGCAGGAAATCGAGGTCGTGTTCCATCACTTCCTGCGGCCCGAGGCCAAGTTCGACAGTCTGGACGCGCTCGTGGCGCAGATCGCGCGCGATTGTCTGGAGGCGCGGCGGCTGCTCGAAGGGGTGTGA
- the ileS gene encoding isoleucine--tRNA ligase has translation MTNQRDYRATVFLPKTDFPMKAGLPQKEPGILARWQEEDIYGQVRAARAGREKFILHDGPPYANGDMHIGHALNHILKDMVVRTQTLLGKDAPYVPGWDCHGLPIEWKVEEEYRKKKKNKDEVPPKEFRAECRAYAQKWVDVQREQLKRLGINAAWDRPYLTMDFQAEATIVGELLKFAESGQLYRGAKPVMWSPVEKTALAEAEVEYEDIVSTQIDVAFEITASAVPELVGAYAVIWTTTPWTIPVNQALAYGPEVDYVLVAVGDKRVLLAAPLAGEAAKRYGVELAAPLWEGKGADLAGTIARHPMHALGGFFAEPRPLLAGDFVTTESGTGLVHMAPDHGEDDFALCKAHGIEPKFAVMGDGKYREDWGWLGGQGSVINPKFNAPDGPICSALAEVGALLAASADYKHSYPHSWRSKAKVIFRCTPQWFVPMDQAREGGTLREKAVKAIADTRFVPEKGRNRIGAMVEGRPDWVLSRQRAWGVPITLFVNRQTGQYLADPEVNARIIAGVRAEGVDAWDDERAQDYLGEAYKLDDYERVTDILDVWFDSGSTHAFVLESGRWPELSWPANLYLEGSDQHRGWFQSSLLESCATRGRAPYDAILTHGFTMDAKGMKMSKSLGNTISPLDLMRDYGADILRLWALSVDFTEDHRIGKEILAGVADQYRKLRNTFRYLLGALDGFGEDERLPVAEMPELEQYMLARLNGLDATLRQAVADFDFNTYVRALSEFCNEDLSAFFFDIRKDSLYCDAPADPRRRAYRTVLDTLFHALVRYAAPVMVFTAEEVWQSRYAGASVHLLEWPELPAVSVDGTQWDALRALRTSVNEAIEPLRREKVLGSGLEARVTVPADAPEAPASIAGGLAELFITAAVVRGESLGVERTQDAKCGRCWRHLPEVSEDGALCGRCEDVVAAQDEAAA, from the coding sequence ATGACCAACCAGCGCGACTATCGAGCCACCGTCTTCCTGCCGAAGACCGATTTCCCGATGAAGGCCGGACTCCCCCAGAAGGAGCCGGGTATTCTTGCGCGCTGGCAGGAGGAAGACATTTACGGTCAGGTGCGCGCCGCGCGCGCGGGCCGTGAAAAGTTCATCCTCCACGATGGCCCGCCCTATGCCAATGGCGACATGCATATTGGCCATGCCCTCAACCATATCCTCAAGGACATGGTCGTGCGCACCCAGACCCTCTTGGGCAAGGACGCGCCCTATGTTCCGGGCTGGGACTGCCACGGGCTGCCCATCGAATGGAAGGTCGAGGAAGAATACCGCAAGAAGAAGAAGAACAAGGACGAGGTTCCCCCCAAGGAATTCCGCGCCGAATGCCGCGCCTATGCCCAGAAGTGGGTGGACGTGCAGCGCGAGCAGTTGAAGCGCCTTGGCATCAACGCGGCCTGGGATCGCCCGTACCTGACGATGGATTTTCAGGCCGAGGCGACCATCGTTGGCGAACTTTTGAAGTTTGCCGAGAGCGGCCAGCTCTATCGCGGCGCCAAGCCGGTGATGTGGAGCCCGGTCGAAAAGACCGCGCTGGCCGAGGCCGAAGTGGAATACGAGGACATCGTTTCCACCCAGATCGACGTGGCCTTTGAAATCACCGCGTCTGCCGTGCCCGAACTGGTCGGCGCCTATGCGGTGATCTGGACGACGACCCCGTGGACGATCCCCGTCAACCAGGCGCTCGCCTATGGGCCCGAGGTTGACTACGTGCTGGTGGCCGTGGGCGACAAGCGCGTGCTGCTCGCCGCCCCGCTCGCGGGCGAAGCGGCCAAGCGCTATGGCGTCGAACTGGCCGCCCCGCTGTGGGAGGGCAAGGGCGCGGATCTGGCCGGCACCATCGCGCGCCATCCGATGCACGCGCTGGGCGGCTTCTTTGCCGAGCCGCGCCCGCTGCTTGCGGGTGATTTCGTCACCACCGAAAGCGGTACCGGCCTTGTCCACATGGCGCCCGACCATGGCGAGGACGACTTCGCGCTGTGCAAGGCCCATGGCATCGAGCCCAAGTTCGCCGTGATGGGCGATGGCAAGTATCGCGAGGACTGGGGCTGGCTCGGCGGTCAGGGCAGCGTGATCAACCCCAAGTTCAATGCGCCCGATGGGCCGATCTGTTCGGCGCTGGCCGAAGTGGGCGCTCTGCTGGCGGCGAGCGCCGACTACAAGCATTCCTACCCGCATTCGTGGCGCTCGAAGGCCAAGGTGATCTTCCGCTGCACGCCCCAGTGGTTCGTGCCGATGGATCAGGCCCGCGAGGGCGGCACCTTGCGCGAAAAGGCCGTTAAGGCGATCGCGGATACGCGCTTCGTCCCCGAAAAGGGCCGCAACCGCATCGGCGCGATGGTGGAGGGGCGCCCGGACTGGGTGCTTTCGCGCCAGCGCGCCTGGGGCGTGCCGATCACCCTGTTCGTCAATCGCCAGACCGGCCAGTATCTGGCTGACCCCGAAGTCAACGCCCGCATCATCGCGGGCGTGCGCGCCGAGGGTGTCGACGCGTGGGACGACGAGCGCGCGCAGGACTATCTGGGCGAGGCCTACAAGCTCGACGACTACGAGCGCGTGACCGACATTCTCGATGTCTGGTTCGATTCGGGTTCGACCCATGCTTTCGTGCTCGAATCGGGCCGCTGGCCCGAGCTGAGCTGGCCTGCCAACCTCTATCTTGAAGGCTCGGACCAGCATCGCGGCTGGTTCCAGTCCTCGCTGCTCGAAAGCTGCGCCACGCGCGGTCGCGCGCCCTATGACGCCATCCTGACCCACGGCTTCACGATGGACGCCAAGGGCATGAAGATGTCGAAGAGCCTGGGCAACACGATCAGCCCGCTCGACCTCATGCGCGACTATGGTGCCGACATTTTGCGTCTGTGGGCGCTCTCGGTCGATTTCACCGAGGACCACCGCATCGGCAAGGAGATCCTGGCGGGCGTTGCCGACCAGTATCGCAAGCTGCGCAACACGTTCCGCTATCTGCTGGGCGCGCTCGACGGCTTTGGCGAGGACGAGCGCCTGCCCGTGGCCGAGATGCCCGAGCTGGAACAGTACATGCTGGCCCGCCTGAACGGGCTCGACGCCACGCTGCGCCAGGCCGTCGCGGACTTCGATTTCAATACGTATGTCCGCGCGCTCAGCGAGTTCTGCAACGAAGACCTCTCGGCCTTCTTCTTCGATATCCGCAAGGACAGCCTCTATTGCGACGCGCCCGCCGATCCCCGGCGCCGTGCCTATCGCACCGTGCTCGACACGCTGTTCCATGCCCTCGTGCGCTATGCCGCGCCGGTCATGGTCTTCACGGCGGAAGAAGTCTGGCAGAGCCGTTATGCCGGGGCTTCGGTCCACTTGCTCGAATGGCCCGAGCTTCCCGCCGTCAGCGTCGACGGGACGCAGTGGGATGCGCTGCGCGCGCTGCGCACGAGCGTCAACGAGGCGATCGAGCCGCTGCGCCGCGAAAAGGTGCTGGGTTCGGGCCTCGAAGCGCGGGTGACGGTGCCCGCCGATGCGCCCGAAGCGCCCGCCAGCATCGCGGGCGGTCTGGCCGAACTGTTCATCACTGCCGCCGTCGTGCGCGGGGAGAGCCTTGGCGTCGAGCGCACGCAGGACGCCAAGTGTGGCCGTTGCTGGCGCCACCTGCCCGAAGTGTCGGAAGACGGCGCGCTGTGTGGCCGCTGCGAGGACGTGGTGGCCGCGCAGGATGAGGCGGCTGCATGA
- the lspA gene encoding signal peptidase II, producing the protein MSLLTRERLIGFALALVTFGLDRGVKAWVAGPLALAERGPIAVTGFFNLRWTQNLGVSLGLFSASSSEGKLALLAMTGLLALGVFVWMMREKVQGELLALALVLGGALGNIYDRFMRGYVIDYADLHFGEWRPFLIFNLADVAISLGVLILLARSLISREKPASGMPSPSETH; encoded by the coding sequence ATGAGCCTGCTGACCCGTGAGCGCCTGATCGGCTTCGCGCTGGCGCTGGTCACGTTCGGGCTGGACCGTGGGGTCAAGGCCTGGGTGGCCGGGCCCCTCGCGCTGGCCGAGCGCGGGCCGATTGCGGTGACCGGGTTCTTCAACTTGCGCTGGACGCAGAATCTGGGCGTTTCGCTCGGTCTGTTCAGCGCGAGTTCGAGCGAGGGCAAGCTGGCGCTGCTGGCGATGACCGGGCTTCTGGCGCTGGGTGTCTTCGTGTGGATGATGCGCGAAAAGGTGCAGGGCGAACTGCTCGCGCTGGCGCTCGTGCTGGGCGGGGCGCTGGGCAATATCTATGACCGGTTCATGCGCGGCTATGTGATCGACTATGCCGATCTGCATTTTGGCGAATGGCGTCCGTTCCTCATTTTCAATCTGGCCGACGTGGCCATCTCTCTGGGCGTGCTGATCCTGCTTGCCCGCTCGCTGATTTCGCGCGAAAAGCCCGCATCGGGCATGCCCAGCCCTTCGGAGACCCATTGA
- a CDS encoding DUF3035 domain-containing protein: MRKAVALATLVSAGSLLAACSTNSSLFNHARPDEFAVSRQAPLVVPPDFSLVPPNPGAPRPQDVDSSRQALDVLFGGPAPRSAIETDTLGKAGASAAAIRSTVGDPQTRTIAKGSQVRDILAAPQGDGAEAHASIPG; encoded by the coding sequence ATGCGCAAAGCCGTTGCCCTCGCCACTCTCGTTTCGGCCGGGAGCCTGCTGGCTGCGTGCAGCACGAACAGTTCGCTGTTCAACCATGCGCGTCCCGACGAATTCGCGGTGAGCCGTCAGGCCCCGCTGGTGGTTCCGCCCGATTTTTCGCTGGTTCCGCCCAACCCCGGCGCACCGCGCCCGCAGGACGTGGATTCCTCGCGTCAGGCGCTCGATGTCCTGTTCGGCGGGCCGGCCCCGCGCAGCGCGATCGAGACCGACACGCTGGGCAAGGCGGGCGCATCGGCGGCTGCCATCCGCAGCACCGTGGGCGATCCGCAGACCAGGACCATCGCCAAGGGTTCGCAGGTCCGCGATATTCTCGCCGCCCCGCAGGGGGATGGCGCCGAAGCGCACGCCTCGATTCCGGGCTGA